In one window of Desulfurella amilsii DNA:
- a CDS encoding HD domain-containing protein, with translation MRELEDLSVGHVIKLKLWFDNYADNIIKDNFSKRQSLGLKRIHTHNVCKESLKIMQRYRKNQNCSLSSYIIALFHDVGRFEQYVKYNTFNDAVSKNHAELSIKIMMENDLLKNVNDYTKNIIIEAIENHNKAYLPKLNDHKLIFLSKVVRDADKIDIYRIITQNYISEKPNDAVNLELLASVDISENVYKNILNGQCVKYEDLKTITDLKILHLSWVYDINFIYTFERIKKEFYLEKIYNVLPKNKDTQLIYQKVRDFIVQKLKTMD, from the coding sequence AAGCTTTGGTTTGATAATTATGCGGATAATATTATAAAAGATAATTTTAGCAAAAGACAAAGCCTTGGGTTAAAGCGTATACATACGCATAATGTTTGTAAAGAATCACTGAAAATTATGCAGCGTTACAGAAAAAATCAAAATTGCAGTCTTAGCTCATATATAATTGCGCTTTTCCATGATGTTGGCAGGTTTGAGCAGTATGTAAAATACAATACATTTAATGATGCAGTATCAAAAAATCATGCAGAACTTTCTATAAAAATCATGATGGAAAATGATTTATTGAAAAATGTTAATGATTACACAAAAAATATAATTATAGAAGCAATAGAAAATCATAATAAAGCATATTTACCGAAACTTAACGATCATAAGCTTATTTTTTTATCAAAAGTTGTTAGAGACGCCGATAAAATTGATATATATAGGATTATTACGCAAAATTACATTTCAGAAAAGCCCAACGATGCAGTAAATCTTGAATTATTAGCGTCTGTCGACATATCTGAGAATGTCTACAAAAATATATTAAATGGACAGTGCGTTAAATACGAAGATTTAAAAACGATAACCGACTTAAAAATATTGCACCTAAGCTGGGTATATGATATCAATTTTATTTACACATTTGAAAGAATAAAAAAAGAATTTTACTTGGAAAAGATTTACAATGTGCTACCAAAGAATAAAGATACGCAACTCATATATCAAAAAGTTAGGGACTTTATTGTTCAAAAGCTAAAAACAATGGATTAG
- a CDS encoding F0F1 ATP synthase subunit C has translation MKGKVLFLTALLLLAAVPAFAAGAPQAASSLKEYYMLVAMGGAIGLGLAAGGGGIGQGHAVNGTVLGTARNPSLSGKLLTVMMIGLAMIESLVIYMLVIVLIIFYANPFHIVF, from the coding sequence ATGAAGGGTAAGGTTTTATTCTTAACAGCACTTTTACTACTTGCTGCTGTACCAGCATTTGCAGCAGGAGCTCCACAAGCTGCAAGCTCACTTAAAGAATACTATATGCTAGTAGCTATGGGTGGCGCTATAGGTTTAGGTTTAGCTGCAGGCGGTGGCGGTATTGGCCAAGGCCATGCAGTTAACGGTACAGTATTAGGTACAGCCAGAAACCCAAGTCTTTCTGGTAAGTTACTTACCGTTATGATGATTGGTCTTGCTATGATTGAATCACTTGTTATCTACATGCTTGTTATTGTGCTGATTATTTTCTATGCAAATCCGTTCCATATTGTATTTTAA
- the atpB gene encoding F0F1 ATP synthase subunit A yields the protein MEAPNFLEFVANMLHVPNFMVFTWFIMLVIIVLAISVRLTLKFMPSSFQNVVEAFIFGMYNFVEDILGPKETKKHFKLIASLGIFIFFSNIVELVPWFVPPTSSWNTTIALAFLVFVYYQYLGIKHNGLKYIKHFMGPVWWLTPLMIPVEIIGHFARILSLSVRLFGNIGGDDLLLAVLFFLVPALVPIPVMFLILFAAVLQSFIFPLLTTLYIADAVATHHEG from the coding sequence ATGGAAGCACCTAATTTTTTGGAGTTTGTAGCAAACATGCTTCATGTGCCAAACTTTATGGTTTTTACATGGTTTATTATGCTTGTTATTATCGTTTTAGCTATAAGTGTACGTTTAACATTAAAGTTTATGCCTTCTAGTTTCCAAAATGTGGTAGAAGCATTTATATTTGGTATGTATAATTTTGTCGAAGATATACTTGGCCCAAAAGAAACAAAAAAACATTTCAAGCTTATAGCGTCGCTTGGTATATTTATATTTTTCTCAAACATAGTAGAGCTTGTGCCTTGGTTTGTCCCGCCGACTTCTAGTTGGAATACAACAATTGCTTTGGCTTTTTTGGTGTTTGTTTATTACCAGTACCTAGGTATAAAACACAATGGTTTAAAATACATAAAGCACTTTATGGGGCCTGTATGGTGGCTTACACCATTAATGATACCTGTTGAAATAATTGGTCATTTTGCAAGAATCTTATCACTATCTGTGAGGCTTTTTGGGAATATAGGTGGCGATGACTTACTTTTGGCCGTATTGTTCTTTTTGGTCCCCGCGCTTGTGCCAATTCCAGTTATGTTTTTAATATTATTTGCTGCTGTGTTGCAATCATTTATCTTTCCCTTACTTACGACACTCTATATTGCAGATGCTGTTGCAACACACCATGAAGGGTAA